The Euleptes europaea isolate rEulEur1 chromosome 2, rEulEur1.hap1, whole genome shotgun sequence genome has a segment encoding these proteins:
- the LOC130473728 gene encoding protein ABHD16B-like yields the protein MCYKTKAWLMIKDGCLFRNWPVEYRWDEFKGSSSSVVGGDGATATNPPRSQSSSKQEEPRLTQSSILQGMKQSSSKLARYAIAHSLGRCLLYPGSVCLLNKIPLSLLVKGRTRLMEDFHGKRAKLIARDENEIDTMFVDRRHRKDLEPKGMQLVICCEGNGSFYEIGCLFTPLKAGYSVLGWNHPGFARSSGAPYPKNDINAMEVVLQYAIHRLNFSLPDIVIYGYSLGSYTATWAAMSYPKLGGLILDASFDGLVPLAMKVIDKRWKKLVVKTVMEHFNLNVAEQVCKYPGPVMLIRRTLDEITSTKFNPENRLPIVKTNRANHLLLQLLTTRYPEIISGAEEVVHQWLSAGSLPLESLIYHYLYKVDENWCLHKLQSYRESLGAQADFPWKIGKGLTCNQKQQLALFLAKKHMKNVMTTHGRTLPTDEFQLPWKL from the coding sequence ATGTGTTACAAAACGAAAGCGTGGCTGATGATCAAGGACGGGTGTTTGTTCAGGAATTGGCCCGTGGAATACCGTTGGGATGAGTTCAAGGGTAGCAGTAGCAGTGTGGTCGGTGGCGATGGTGCCACCGCCACCAACCCTCCGAGATCACAGTCGTCCAGCAAGCAAGAAGAGCCGAGACTGACCCAAAGCAGCATCCTCCAAGGCATGAAGCAGTCCTCCAGCAAACTGGCCAGGTACGCCATCGCGCACTCTCTTGGCCGCTGCTTGCTGTACCCGGGCTCCGTTTGCCTCTTGAACAAAATCCCGCTCTCTTTGCTGGTGAAGGGCCGGACTCGCCTCATGGAGGATTTTCACGGGAAACGAGCCAAACTGATCGCTCGGGATGAAAACGAAATCGACACCATGTTTGTAGACAGGAGGCACAGGAAAGATCTGGAGCCGAAGGGGATGCAGTTGGTTATTTgctgtgaagggaatggcagcttTTACGAGATTGGCtgccttttcaccccattgaaagcCGGGTACTCTGTCCTGGGGTGGAACCATCCTGGTTTCGCGAGAAGCTCGGGGGCACCTTACCCAAAGAACGACATCAACGCCATGGAAGTGGTGCTCCAGTACGCCATCCACCGCCTTAACTTTAGCCTGCCGGACATCGTGATCTACGGCTATTCCTTAGGCAGCTACACGGCAACGTGGGCTGCCATGAGCTACCCAAAGCTGGGCGGcttgatcctggatgcctccttcgACGGACTGGTCCCTTTGGCGATGAAAGTGATCGACAAGAGGTGGAAGAAGCTGGTGGTGAAGACGGTGATGGAGCACTTCAACCTCAACGTGGCCGAGCAGGTGTGCAAATACCCGGGGCCCGTCATGCTGATCCGGAGGACCCTCGACGAAATCACCAGCACCAAGTTCAATCCGGAGAACCGCCTTCCCATTGTCAAGACCAACCGAGCCAACCACTTGCTGCTGCAGCTCCTGACGACCCGTTACCCCGAGATCATCTCTGGGGCGGAAGAAGTGGTGCACCAGTGGCTCTCTGCTGGCAGCCTTCCGTTGGAGTCTCTCATCTACCACTACTTGTACAAGGTGGATGAAAACTGGTGTCTCCACAAGCTCCAGAGCTACAGGGAGAGTCTGGGGGCACAGGCCGATTTCCCGTGGAAAATCGGGAAAGGCCTTACTTGCAACCAGAAGCAGCAGCTAGCCCTGTTTCTGGCCAAGAAGCACATGAAGAATGTGATGACCACACACGGGAGAACTTTGCCGACCGATGAGTTTCAGCTCCCCTGGAAGCTCTGA